Within Gasterosteus aculeatus chromosome Y, fGasAcu3.hap1.1, whole genome shotgun sequence, the genomic segment TAATGCAAGGTGGAGGGAATCAGATAATCTTGTTCACCCTCAAAAAGAAGAGCTCCTCCTGGCACTTAAATTAAAAGAGAACAGGAACATCAAAAGGGAAGAATTTCAAGAACATATATTCAAACTATCATACAGAATCAGAATATTTTGTGTGATCACAGGATCAAAGCAGCTGAATCACTTTCGTTCTGGGTAAGTTGACAGATCCGTTATTAGCCTGATAGCTGACAACCAGCCATCAGTCAAAGAGTCAAAATAGTCACGTGCCAAAATTCATCTCAAAACCATGTTGCCGTTTGGACATGTTGGTTGCAAAGAAATGTCGAGTGACGCCATCACCAATAGCTGGATCtcctgaaaaaaaatcaaaacacacagtCTTGGCATCAGttaaattaatatattatactctttagttgtgtgtgtgtaaccaaaTTTACCCTTGAGTGTGCATGTCAGGGGGCAAGCCCACTCAACATTGGCCATCTTATAAAAAGAAAGCAATGCCCTTTCCCTGTCCTCCGCACTGTCTCTCAGATCCATGGCAAGATACAAGGACTTTCCCGTTGCATGCTGgcttaaaatattttctttgaagGTCTTTGCTGCATCGCTGGGATTTGAAAGAATTTTCCAATctaaaaaaagttttgaaattGTTAAAACGAATACGGGATGAATTGATATGTAGAGAGCAAAAATGTATTGCAGTACATTGTTGCATGTTTAAATGATGTAACACACCTGGAAAGCCCCTCTCCTCAGTGGGAACCAGGTCAACTATCTCAGGAGCAGCCACATGTCCCTGAGGTGTTGTGTTGCTGGCCCTGGTTGTCTCACTTCTCTGTAGTCTTGTCAACATGCCGAACAATCTACCTTCACTTCGGGAGGCACTTTCTGTGGTGGTGACCCCAAcgtcattgattgattgactgccactaaaaaaaaagaatggtcaAATGAATAGAATAAATCCAATCATATACAACTCTTCCCTCAAGACCAATATTTAGGACGATATCCAATATCGATATCTTTTGTTAGGACTTCCAAGTCTAATGCTCAATGTCTGGTGTACGATTTCTCGcatgaaatatttaacattttagttCTGTAGAGCAATACCTCACGCATTCATCACTGTGAGCCTTGATTCTTGTGAAAGGGAACTCCTCTCCACATGTCAGACACTTCTGAAGGTGTCCGCCTAACTCATTACTGCCTCCTTGTTGAACTTCCTGTatagatcatttaaaaatgtaatgcaagCTATACTTATGTGAGTTATGTGAATTTCCTTTTGGAACCCAAATTTAAAAGTTAGGAACTTACATGATCAAGATTGAGGTTTCTTTGCAGTGGTCGGACGAAAATTGTAGCATGACCGATCTGCATTTGTGGATCTTTCAAATGTCTCACATGGTAACCCTCACTGGGACGAGGTATGAGGATCAGTTGGCGACTTCGTGTTGTTCCAGAGATTTTGAGCAACTCCAATCCTCCCCCTAGTCTGAGTTTTGGGATTGCCTCTAAAATAATTTCCCTAAATTCATCTGGATTGGTGTGACTACCTGAAAATAGAAGACAGTAATACTATCAAAAAACTTGAAATACTATTAACCTTTATTGTTTTTGAAAGGTAACTAAAAACGTCTTCACATCATGATGCCGGACATACCTTGGAATGTGAGACGTTTTTCTCCAAGCCCTGCAGCAGCAACTCTGTCTTTTGCGTATCGGTTGGGAACTATGGCTGCTTTTTTATCCTCAATACAGCAAAATAGGTGGGTGTAAGAACAAAGTGGTGCAGGCGTGGCAACAGACCGCCTCCTTgttgtcctccttcctccattgTATGGACCAAACAGTCTTGAAACCTCAGCTAGAATGAAGTGAAGATAAGCTATAATCAGTGAATATGAGAATATGGGCATTGCAGAAGAAACTTGTTGGCTGACCAAACCCTAGCACACCCATGTGATCTGAAGCACAGCATCAACAAACTCCAATTTGAGACTCAAGGTCCAGATCGTACAACACAGTAAATAAATTACTCATAAATCACTCATCATGGCGATAGTTATTTAGTCCGCACAGGGGATTTAACATGGGAACGTGTTCCCTGCAGAAACCTACCATCCACTGGGTGCCCGGGTGTAATGTTATGTGGCCGTGGAGGTGAAATTGGCACATTTGCGGttccaggtgctgctgctgcaaaaaaaaagaaaaaaagcgaaGGCTGGTTCAGTTTAATACAaggtttttttgttgtattgctTATTATGTTGCCACCTTGAACAACAGTATTTAGCTAGCTAAAcaactgctgttgttgttatgCTGCCTAAACGTTTGAAAATACGTTTCAAGCTGTTCAGCCACATCTCTTAGCAAATCAGCCAGCGGCCGCCGGTTGGAAGCCATGAGCGCTGCTAGCAGCTTTTAGACGATACGGGATCGATTGCTTCTGTCTCGCTCTTCTACTTGACCAATCCTGCTCAAGAATGAGGTTCGGCCCATCGTAAGCTCATTTACATACGGAcacagaaatgtagaaataaataaatgaagaaatacagaaatgtagaaataaataaatagtgaaTGTAGAaatctatttatttaattatgttcTGTTTAGATATCAACTTATATTAAtacatgaatgtatttatttatttatacatttatttatgtatttatttatttatacatttattcatttatttatacatttaatcatgtatttatttatttatttacacatttattcgtttattcatttatttatttatacttaaGTCATTTTTGGTCCTCCATACGTCGCGACAGGACAGGCAAACCAAGCAATTGCTTGGGGCCCCGAGCTGGCCAGGGGTCCCAAAACATCAACTGGTTAAGAGTCAAATGCAACGACAAACTCTGTGAGCGCCCCTCTGATAGTCAATGCAGTAAAGTGCAATGACACAGTTATCGGGATCCCCCCTCAAGGGGCCCCTCACTGGCGGGCTGACTGGAGGTGCTAGCGGTCGGCGGCCGGGTCACCCGGCACCCGCGCACACTGGTCGGATGCGTCACAACAACCGGGAGTTTTACGCGCGTCATTGATTTAGGAGGCTGTGATTGGAAAATGGAACTGGCGCTGTCACGGTCGGGACAAATCAAAAATGCCCATAATTCCGTATGTCCCGCGTAATACGGGACAGTTGGCAACCCTAGCCCGGCATCATGAAGCGGAGAGGCTCACAGGACTGGCACTTACTTGAATTGAGCGCGATGTTCGCCAGTCTTTGGACAAGGAGGACATTGTGATTGCCTTTGCACAAAACAAGGCTCGCAAACAGCAGTTTTAGATAATTTGCACATGTTTGTGAGAactgaaaaatgttaatgtgagtgtatatgtgtgtgtgtgtgtgtgtgtagcggttgtactcttgcttgcgttgtgttgttaaaatcaccaccaggacacggaccacattcggctcgtatcggccgtttattgtgtgacgttaagacacctggcgaacacacacaagttaagttctcagaaggaacctcgtggcatcataacagttacacaccctgcagcagactaactttttagctacaACATGACATACCTGgcgaacacacacaagttaagttctcagaaggaacctcgtggcatcataacagttacacaccctgcagcagactaactttttagctacagggtgtcgcacccacgtccgcagggacccactagagggcacccacgtgacaccctgtcatgactcttagcgatggcaagtggagtcaaacacctGTTACATTCCCCCCTGCTGATCTCCACTTGCTCATCcaaacccccccaaagaaacaaaattcAACCAAACCACGAACATACCAGGTAAGTCATTCACaacatgaaaacagaaaaaaaaaaaaaaattattatttttttttttttgaatattcagtataataaaaataaacgaAGATGTCTCGCAAACGTAAATGTACAGTACCATTTCAATCATTGACACCTCGTAGTCCAGCCAATGGCTATCCCTTAAGAATTAGAATGAGAAAGGGTAGCAAGTCCTTTCAACACCCACAGGAAAACATGCCCGTATACATGTTAATATACAAGATATCAAAGAAtacatacagtacagtacaatacaatacatcccacccagagacacacactacTGGTGGTCCTATACAGGGCTCTACCGTACAGAGAAAATACATAAAACTCATCCCAACAGTCAAAAAGAGACATAGAACATGTCACACTCACAAGtactcaaaaaaaaacatcataacCATGACAAAGCTTTCTGGTGCATTTGCTGGATAAGCCTCAAAACAGGTCTAACAGCCCTCCCACACCTAGTCCTCACCCCCAATGACCCCTCACTGCAAGCTGCGCTAATTCGAGGACAACGCTCATCCGACCTGACAAGAGAACCGCTGTCAGCAGGCTGTGCGTCAATTAGGGGCTCAGAGGCAACTGCTTGAGAGTCAGtcaagactgtcggaccttccCGTTCAACAGGTAGGTCAATCACAGTCTCATCAGGGTCATCATTACCAGGAGCATCTGACGAAGCAGTCAGTGGATTCACGGTGGTGGCTGGGAGTCCAGAGACCCAGGACACCGTCCTGTCTTCAGGTGCACAGCTAGGCAGCGAAACAGAGCACATCTCATCTCCCAGCATGGAATCCTCTAAAGCACCAGTGTTCAGATCACTGCCACCAGAATCATCCTCAGACCCGGTCGGGAGGGGCAGGAAGTTTACAGGCATGATGAGATTCCTGTGGACTACTTTCTCCTGGTTTGTGGCACAATTCCTAATCCTGAAGGTGTGAGTGTTCTCCTGTTTCCCCACAACAGTGTAAAGGTGGCCATCCCAGCGATCAgccagttttctttttcctcgtTCACCTTTGTTGGCTAGCAGAACTCTGTCACCAACATCCACCGGGGAACCCTTAAGCTTCTTGTTATAAAGGTTTTCCTGTCTCCGCTGCTGCTTGGTGGTGGAGCACTGGGCAACCCTCATAGCGTCTGCCAAATCACGGCGGAGACACTGCACATAGGCATCATAATCCACCACCTGATCATCTAACAGAACAGAGCCAAACAACAAGTCAACAGGCAGCCTGGGAGTCCTGCCAAACATCAGTTGGAATGGGGCAAAGCCTGTGGTCTCATGTACTGTCGCGTTgtaagagaaagtgagagattTCAGTAGCTGGGGCCATCGGTGTTTGGCCTTTGGTGGAAGAGCTCTGATCATATTACCGAGGGTGCGGTTGAACCTCTCAACAGCTCCGTTGCCCATGGGGTGGTAGGGTGTAGTGTGAGATTTATGAACACCAGCAACCAGGAGCATCTCCTCAATCAGACTACTTTCAAAATTGGCTCCTTGGTCCGAGTGTACACGCTCAGGAAAGccatacacacagaaaaagttgTTCCAGAGTTGTTGCGCTACAGCCTTAGCAGATTGGTTGGGGCAGAGGTAAGCCTGGGCCAGCTTAGTAAAATGGTCACTAACGACAAGAACATCTAGGGACCTGTTGGAGGAGTCCTCAGCCGACCAAAAGTCCACACAAACCAACTCCAGGGGTCTGGAGGTCGAAACGCTTTCAAGTGGTGCTCTCGCCTCAGGCTCGGGAGACTTGCTAACCACACAGCGACTACAGCCCCGCACATACTGCACCACGTCAGTCTCCATCCCCTGCCAGTAGAATCTTTGCCTAGTCAGATAGAGTGTCCGCCTCTGGCCTTGGTGACCTGCCTCATCATGTACGCCTTTAAGAACCTTCTCCTTTAGCGCAGAGGGCACCACATACTGGAAAGTTTTCCTCTTGGTAACAACGTCCTTGGAGACACGATACAGGGCACCCATGTTCAAGGTGAGTTTTTCCCAATGTCTAAGGAGCCGCAGGGCCTCAACCGGCTCAGCCGCACGCTCCCGCCTCGATGGACGCCGTCGACGTTCTACAAAGTGAAGCACCCGACTCAAACTGGGGTCTGCGCGCTGTAAATCCAATAGCTTATCTCTGGGTAGAGGGTGGACATCAGACAACTCATGTGGTTGAATGGATCGAACAAGTTGTGGCAATAGGAAGGCTTGTGATGGTAAACAGTCATGGTCCAAAGAACGCTCAAGCACCGCACACACCGCTTGGCGTGAGACAGAGGTCTCTGGGGCCAGGCCCCCCGGGTCCGCCTGCAACATAGCTGCTGGATCACATGACTGACGAAACACATCCTGTACATGGTCAGAATCCACAACACTTGCTTCTTCCAGTAGTGCGCCATACGGGACTCTAGTCAGTCGATGCAGCATACTCGGCTGAACAAAAGGCTCGCGACTGAGGGCGTCAGCAACCACATTTTTAGGGCCAGGAATGTACTTGATTTGAAAGTCATACGGAGCAAGTTTCGCCACCCACCTCTGCTCACAGGCATCAAGCTTTGGTTTAGTGAGAATGTAGGTCAGCGGGTTGTTGTCAGTCCACGCAGTGAACGGCTGGCCTTTCAACCAATGACTGAATTTGTCACAAACAGCCCATTTCAGAGCTAGAAACTCTAGCCTGTGCGCAGGATAACGTGATTGGGCATAATTGAGAGACTTGCTCGCAAAAGCCACTGGTCGTGCCACGTCATCGCCCTCCGCCAGTTGTGACAACACAGCACCAAGGCCATTGGATGAGGCATCAACGGACAGCAGGAATGGCTTACTGAAGTCGGGATGAGCCAATGTAGCATTTTCCAATAACGCCTGCTTCAACTTAGAGAAGGCTTCGCTGCATTCCGGGCTCCAATCAGCCAACGTTAGCTTCTTAGCCACAGGTCTCTTCCTACCTTTGCTATATTTCGGCTTTGTCACGCCAGATGTCAAGGCAAATAGAGGCTTGCTGATACTTGAGTATCCTTCAAAGAATTGTTGGTAAAACCCAACCATTCCAAGGAAGGATCTTACCTTGGATGGTGAGGGAATGTCTGTCCCCTCAACCATCAAATCCTCCTCACACAGATCCACAATAGCCTTAACCTTCTCTGGATCCGTGGAGATGCCTTCTTTACTCACAATGTGTCCCAGAAACTTTACCGACGGCCGCATGAAATGGCACTTCTTTGGCGCTAGCTTTAGGTTATGCGCTTCTAGCTTCTCAAACACCATTTCTAGTCTCTGCAAAGCTAACTGTTCATTGGGAGCAAAGACAAGGATGTCATCCAGATAGCACAAGAGGCTTAAAAAGTTTTGGTCACCAAAAAtggccatcatcatcctcatgaAGGTGGCAGGGCTGTTGCACAGCCCCTGCGGAAGCCTGTTGTATTCATACAATCCAAAAGGAGATGTGAACGCAGTGAACTTCTTATCCTCCTCATGGACCTCCACATTGTAGTATCCAGAAGTCAAGTCCATGGTCGAGAAGAAAGCATTCCCCCCAAGGGCAGCCAAAGCATCGGCCTGGTGCGGCAGAGGATGTGCATCCTTCACAGTGCGTGCATTTAGCCATCTGAAATCTGTGCAAAGCCGCAGATCTCCGTTCTTCTTCCAAACAAGAACAAGAGGTGATGCATACTCACTCATAGACTTCCTTATGATCTCCCGCTCCTCCATCTCGTTCAAGGCCATCCTCAGCTTATCATAGTGTGAGGGCGACAGGCGACGATACGGTAGTCTGAAGGGTCTGCCATCACTCAGCCGAATCCGGTGAACAAAGTCTTTGgctctcccacagtccaaactaTGACGTGAAAAGATGGATTCATACTTGGCCAGCAGATCAACAAGTTTTGTTTTCCAGAATGGGGACAAGTCACTCGAGTCAACATCAATGTCCTGCAGTCCCAAGTTGTCGAGCACAGAGCTCCCAGACCTGTGTGAAAAGTGTTCTGAACCAACCGTTAAGCTCTTTTCACTGCCGGTACTTGTCTGGGAAAAAGTCTTAGTCACATTGCTTTTCACGTAATCTGTCTTGCTTTCCACATACAGATAGTCAGTGTCAAACTCCTCAAGTGCCATACATGGGGAAACATCAGCAATCTTGCAGTTGCGTTTCAATGTCACTGGCTTATTGGAAGGGTTAATCACTCTCACAGGGACCCATCCATCCCCCCACATCGGCGTCACAATCCGTCCCACCATAACTGTTCTTGGCACCGTGCGTGAGTTACTCTGCTCCACTATGACTGTGCTGCCAGCTGAGAGGCGAGTATGGCTAGGAAGACGGCCCCAAACTAAATGTTCTTTCAAAGGATCTAGGGTCACAGCATGTTTAAGTTTGACAGTGCCCACCTTGTCAGGAACCTCACCACCTCTCCATTTCTCCACAGTAGCCAACATCTGCAACAGGGCCCCCTCTTCACTAGAAGCTTGATCCGGGAGCGAAACTTTGGTCCAGAAATCTCCAGAAACATTCAGCACACGAATGAGATGCTTTATCACGTTGCTGCCAAGAATCAAGTCGTCGCTTTGGCCATCCACAATGAGTATGGGAACAGAGATGTGACAGTCAAACACTTTCATCTGAAGCTCACACACTCCGGTTGGGGACGTCCTCAGACCCCCACATCCAATCAGAACAACCGATGTGGGAGCAATAGAATCCGGAGAAACAAGGTTAGCCTTTTCCAGCAAAGGAAGCACACGAGAACTTAGAGAACAGGCCATCGAGCCACTGTCCAGCATGGCACGCAGCTCCAGAGCGTCCTGAATCAACACACTGGTGTAGAAAAGGTTATCAGTCGCAGCCAGTCTCTGTGCGTTCTGAAATACCACCATGGAATCAGAGTCCGTCGAGGCACAAAACTGAGAATAAACAGATTCAAAGTCAACATCATCAATCGGGGACGTGTCATCGGGCCCTCCACTAGTCCCCTCCTCGTGTAGGCCAGCTAGTTTCCCTGCCTCGGCGAAGTGTCCGGTTGGACAGCAGGTgagtcaggaccagggttgACAGGGCAAGCCATCGCCTGGTGTCCAGCAGCATGGCAGCGAAAGCACAAGCGTTCATTCCGACAGTGGGACACAGTGTCATGGTCATCGCTACCACAAACTGCACACGGGCCCCTAAACCTGGAGCGCCCGCTGTTCCTCTGCCTCAGCGGCCTGGAACGCTGAGAAGAGTCCTGCTGCAACAAGCGCTCCAACAGAGTGATAACATGCTCAAGGGACTGACCACCACTTGGAAGCAGCCTAGCAGCTGGTTGTGGAGCAGGAGGGCTCACCGCAGCTTGAATGTGGCTGTGCAGAGCATCTGTTGCCTGGGCAGAATGCAAACCCCTAACAGGGTGTGTGGGCTGACGCTGCTGAAGACGCTTCTTACGGTGATGTTCATCCAGCCGGACTTGAACATCAGCAGCTGTCCATTCCTCAAGTGGCTTGCAGCCGAAGACTAGAGACAGATCAGGGTCAGGACAGTGAGTGATAAACATGACAGTCACCTCACGAGAGGGGTTATCAagagttttgttttgtctttgcagtcCCTCCACAGCAATGTCAATGGCCTTGTTAAGCCGAATCCAGTAATCAACTGCCGTCTCAGCCGAGAATGGCTTGGTGTCATAGAAGTCAGCTAGGGGCATGAAGGAGGTCACACTATCGCTAAAATGCTGCTTGAGTATGTCAAAAACTGGTTCAGGGCCCAACTGCAAGTTTAACGAGGGCCTGCAACGTAGTCCAACTCTCACAACATCACTCGCCCTTCCTTGCAGCTTGTTCAATACTTCCCCTGCTTGTTCACATAACTCAACGCCCCTTCTAGCCAGATACACCCTAACAGAACCTTCCCACTCAGAAATTGAAAGTCGGTCTGTGCCGTCTCCCCTGAAAGGATGTGGCTCATAACTCTGGTGGCTCACTGTCAGGTTAACTTTGGACAGATCAGCCACGGAGGAACGAGCCACGCTTGCCTCATTAGCTGAAATCGACTTGAGACAGGAGACAATATTTTCCCCAATACTGGTCCCTATCTTCTTAACTAAGTCACTGAGCACACCCACTGAGACGTGCCCCCCATCTCGACCTGCAGGTGGCATAAAGTGCTCACCTGGACTGACATCAGCACCCCCATACATGTCATTATTTGCACCCTGAATCCCCATAGCATCGTGAGGAGTTGAAGTCAAAGGCTCACTCTCTCTGAGCCCCCCTACAGTTGGTAATGTCGAGTCAAACCACAAGCCTCGCCCCCTCCCAACACCAAATAATCCTGACTGATCCATCGCgtaacaaagtgtttttctttttttttttttttttgttcttttacacTAGTACActattcaaaacacacaaaaacaccactttaaaatgtgaaaatctgCTAACCATgtccaagagaaaaaaaaatgaaaagaaaacgaaCCTAACAAACAGCACTTAAACCAAAGGAATCCCTCAGTAATTGTTAAACCTGTTGTACCGTCACCTCCAGTCCATaacacagagagaagaaaaaaaaaaaatgagcggCGACTCACGGAACCAAAGCGGGACTGAAATACACTCGGCAGCGTGTCGAAGCTGCACTCCCGCGACGTAACGGCAGAAATCCCGCGGCGGTGAAGAACGGGTCACGGCACCATTGTAGCGGTTGTACTCTTGCttgcgttgtgttgttaaaatcaccaccaggacacggaccacattcggctcgtatcggccgtttattgtgtgacgttaagacacctggcgaacacacacaagttaagttctcagaaggaacctcgtggcatcataacagttacacaccctgcagcagactaactttttagctacaACATGACATACCTGgcgaacacacacaagttaagttctcagaaggaacctcgtggcatcataacagttacacaccctgcagcagactaactttttagctacagggtgtcgcacccacgtccgcagggacccactagagggcccccacgtgacaccctgtcatgactcttagcgatggcaagtggagtcaaacacctgttacatgtgtgtgtgtgtgtgtgtgtgtgtgtgtgtgtgtgtgtgtgtgtgtgtgtgtgtgtgtgtttttaagtatgttggatttagttattgtgcacttttttaatgtatatttgattttatggtagtgtgcaaatgttaaattgttaaatgttcaaattgCATGCACATTATGTTTATGCACTGtaaaccttttatttatataaagtgTGGGTGAACTTAAACTTTATGGCTGTGCTGTGGTTCCTGTAGGTTTTGCGTGTGTGCGGCAGGGGCTTGGGGGGGCCTCCATGTCCATTTTGCTTGGGGCCCCCAAATTCCTTCAAACGGCCCTGGgtacgcattagcaacaccaaacacacgaaaaatattctgggatgtttacttttggtaactagcttaacaaaaaggaccgtctttcctgtatcgagtcggcaagtaaaacacccggttatagttccaggtgtgcttcattcaaacactcccgtacttacagagcagtggagccggtagtcgtggttctatcagcccgttcatgtcgctctgctgccgtaacttcgcctcgtgctgcaccCGGTCGGAGCTcagcaggcgtctaagaactcgcacaggcgcgttacagatgtgagcggagttacgtgtttaatgtttgaacctgctcgcattatgtcttaaacgcatctaattaacagcacgcagtccgtagtttcatatttatgacgttttaagtgaaatattaaatacgttgaaattacgtcttcgcgtagaccaaatttcgccgaccagttcattaattattatgaaaatcttaacgttaatatcgtctatcgttcaaccttacgttacaacatgacacatttatcaacaaattgacgttttctggcacgttgatgtttcatcccatttttagccggttgaaaagacgttgaaatgaggtcttacaCGTTCAGATCttatttcaacccgatttcaaccatatttcaacgttgaaattacgtatTGTGCTCACTGGGCGTGCGTGCTCTAACCCAGTAGCTGAAAGCCCGTCGGTGGGGATTAGATTGGTTCTAACAAAGTGCTGCTATTAAAGGAATAGTTAGACGAGAAGATCAGTAACAGCTGACTGAGGAGCTGAACAGCTTAGCCACCTGCCAGCAGCGCCTCCAAAAGCGCACCAATCGAATCCAATGACGTCActgtagtggctatttgtccataaatttaaacaaaaacaaataataacaaacttctcaaatggccactcaaagctacgtcatggttaggctttacgcaggttcagaggtaccaaagcaaagtaatgtccataacaagattgagtttgaggcggtttattcacacacataagcaagctcacagacattctgctgcctctctcacgctggtaaaaaaccatatgccctcgtgcctgaagtacctcccaccttgacctacttatgcaaatgaacataacaccatgtgaccaataaacgacaatacgagtaaagcataaatacaaaatacaccaaattaactttaacaggaaaagaaaaagaaataagtaaggcaataaattaacttaaacccaaaataaacacaaataaaaatatagctccaacaacCCAGCCCCTAATTGTAACGGTACTTTACCCACAATTAACCTTAGCTTTAACACAAAGGAGCTATTTTCTAATTGTAGCTTAAGCATTAAACTGGAATCTTCACATCTTCGGATTCTCCatatctgaaagaaacaaacagatggaagacaGAGATAGGAGAAAGAATGAGTTGTATAGTCAATTATTAGCCTCCAAGAGAAGACAGAGCTTGGTTATTGGTCTGTCCAGGACGCTGATCTTCGTTTGGACCTTCACAGAGCGAACCAGTCCTCGGGAGTCAGCTATGGCGCTTAGCACTCTGCCCATCATCCATGAGCCTCTTGGAGCTGTGGCATCAGCGATTACGACAATATCTCCTGGAATaaagtttctcttttgcttcgtcCATTTTTGCCTTTCTTGCATTACAAGCAAATACTCCGCTGTCCATCTTTTCCAGAAAAGCT encodes:
- the LOC120812556 gene encoding uncharacterized protein LOC120812556 produces the protein MQIGHATIFVRPLQRNLNLDHEVQQGGSNELGGHLQKCLTCGEEFPFTRIKAHSDECVSGSQSINDVGVTTTESASRSEGRLFGMLTRLQRSETTRASNTTPQGHVAAPEIVDLVPTEERGFPDWKILSNPSDAAKTFKENILSQHATGKSLYLAMDLRDSAEDRERALLSFYKMANVEWACPLTCTLKGDPAIGDGVTRHFFATNMSKRQHGFEMNFGT